In a genomic window of Mycolicibacillus parakoreensis:
- a CDS encoding neutral zinc metallopeptidase translates to MPQLRRVVVTAAVVLVTVGLVGCTRMMDSHPVSVYADPFSVGGLPAEDGPSGLRLEAEKPLVQVTGADDGPVDMIARQAITDIETFWGGAYRSTFTGSFQQVGQLFSWDARQPLRQRFCGHPTFRFANAVYCLLDNTIGWDRGIMLPVLRAAYGDMAITMVLAHEYGHALSAMARMNKLDAPVLVREQQADCLAGVYMRWVAEGESPRFELSTGDGLNDLLAVMVGIRDPVMVEGEPQTDEHGSAFERISAFQFGFTDGARSCALIDSAQMESRRQGLPQALQEEDTGEWPVTAESVRTIVDELTARYAPAEPPALSFDADQQCADARSGSPASYCPATNTIAVDLPELVELGTPPADDEMSFETALSMAGDNTAYSILMSRYMLALQHQRGGLALDTAQAGLRTACMTGATTAMLATPFTGEDGTTITLSAGDLDEAVTGLLTNGIAASDVNGDAVPAGFARIDAFRTGVLGDVDRCIQRYP, encoded by the coding sequence ATGCCTCAGCTGCGGCGTGTGGTGGTCACGGCCGCGGTGGTGCTGGTCACCGTCGGGCTGGTCGGCTGCACCCGGATGATGGACAGCCACCCGGTGTCGGTCTACGCCGACCCGTTCAGCGTCGGTGGGCTGCCCGCCGAGGACGGCCCCAGCGGGCTGCGGCTGGAGGCGGAGAAACCGCTGGTCCAGGTCACCGGCGCCGACGACGGCCCGGTCGACATGATCGCCCGCCAGGCCATCACCGACATCGAGACGTTCTGGGGCGGGGCGTATCGCTCCACGTTCACCGGCAGCTTCCAGCAGGTCGGGCAGCTGTTCTCCTGGGATGCGCGTCAGCCGCTGCGCCAGCGCTTCTGCGGGCACCCGACGTTCCGGTTCGCCAACGCCGTGTACTGCCTGCTGGACAACACCATCGGCTGGGACCGCGGGATCATGCTGCCGGTCCTGCGCGCCGCCTACGGCGACATGGCGATCACGATGGTGCTCGCCCACGAGTACGGTCACGCGCTGAGCGCGATGGCGCGGATGAACAAACTCGACGCCCCGGTGCTGGTGCGCGAACAGCAGGCCGACTGCCTGGCCGGGGTGTACATGCGGTGGGTGGCCGAGGGCGAATCGCCGCGCTTCGAGCTGTCCACCGGCGACGGGCTCAACGACCTGCTGGCGGTGATGGTCGGCATCCGCGACCCGGTCATGGTCGAAGGCGAGCCGCAGACCGATGAGCACGGCTCGGCGTTCGAGCGGATCTCGGCGTTCCAGTTCGGGTTCACCGACGGGGCGCGGTCCTGCGCGCTGATCGACAGCGCGCAGATGGAGAGCCGCCGCCAGGGGCTGCCGCAGGCGCTGCAGGAGGAGGACACCGGCGAGTGGCCGGTGACCGCGGAGTCGGTGCGCACCATCGTCGACGAGCTCACCGCCCGCTACGCCCCGGCCGAGCCCCCGGCGCTGAGCTTCGACGCCGACCAGCAGTGCGCCGACGCCCGGTCCGGTTCGCCGGCGTCGTACTGCCCGGCGACCAACACGATCGCGGTGGACCTGCCGGAGCTCGTCGAGTTGGGCACCCCGCCGGCCGACGACGAGATGTCGTTCGAGACCGCGCTGTCGATGGCCGGGGACAACACCGCGTACTCGATCCTGATGTCGCGCTACATGCTGGCGCTGCAGCATCAGCGCGGCGGGCTGGCACTCGACACCGCCCAGGCGGGCCTGCGCACCGCGTGCATGACCGGGGCGACCACCGCGATGCTGGCCACCCCGTTCACCGGTGAGGACGGCACCACGATCACGCTCAGCGCCGGGGACCTCGACGAGGCGGTGACCGGGCTGTTGACCAACGGCATCGCCGCCTCCGACGTCAACGGCGACGCGGTGCCGGCCGGGTTCGCCCGCATCGACGCGTTCCGCACCGGGGTGCTCGGCGACGTCGACCGATGCATCCAGCGCTACCCGTGA
- a CDS encoding Hsp20/alpha crystallin family protein, whose translation MVLMRTDPFRDLDRFAQQVLGTAARPAVMPVDAWRDGDEFVVEFDLPGVDPDSLELDVERNVLTVRAERPALDQSREMVSAERPRGVFSRQLFLGETLDTDRIVANYRDGVLRLTIPVAEKAKPRRIEISHDGASSTALSA comes from the coding sequence ATGGTGTTGATGCGTACAGATCCGTTCCGGGATTTGGACCGGTTCGCCCAGCAGGTGTTGGGGACCGCGGCGCGCCCGGCGGTGATGCCGGTGGACGCCTGGCGCGACGGCGACGAGTTCGTCGTCGAGTTCGACCTGCCCGGGGTCGACCCGGACTCGCTGGAACTCGACGTGGAGCGCAACGTGCTGACCGTGCGCGCCGAGCGTCCCGCGCTCGACCAGAGCCGTGAGATGGTCTCCGCCGAGCGCCCGCGCGGGGTGTTCAGTCGGCAACTGTTCCTCGGCGAGACCCTCGACACCGACAGGATCGTGGCCAACTATCGCGATGGGGTGCTGCGGTTGACCATTCCGGTCGCCGAGAAGGCCAAGCCGCGCCGCATCGAGATCAGCCACGACGGGGCATCGTCGACGGCGCTGAGCGCCTGA
- a CDS encoding sensor domain-containing protein, with the protein MTDANTPPGADPNRSNSTTPWHTGQPGSQDPTMRAPTGWSPSGGPPPVPPGGPPLSPSTPPGWPVPPAYGPAGWAPGPPGWAPGPPGPPGPPPRRTVPTWLIVAGVIVALLVVVGLALTAVTVMGSGSKQTDTADASATETTTSSPEATIPVADLKGLLPSVSKVQSVLHLSGLDVVDDWSDAYVLRPEDRVSEVSCVGVQYVSEGTVYSGSGYTAMRGQRMRKDGAIVDANVASFPNAADAAGFVDKSTQTWQNCAGKPLTRYFSASDESESWMIGTPETSDDSVRILNYEEGGEGWACSHALGNKTNVIVETLVCGNAVSDDAGRLLDEMLSSMAA; encoded by the coding sequence ATGACCGACGCGAATACCCCACCCGGGGCGGATCCGAACCGTTCCAACAGCACCACCCCGTGGCACACCGGCCAACCCGGCTCCCAGGACCCGACGATGCGGGCCCCGACCGGCTGGAGCCCGTCGGGCGGCCCACCCCCGGTGCCGCCGGGCGGTCCGCCGCTGTCGCCGAGCACCCCGCCGGGCTGGCCGGTCCCGCCGGCCTACGGCCCCGCCGGCTGGGCGCCGGGACCGCCGGGCTGGGCGCCGGGGCCGCCGGGACCGCCGGGACCGCCGCCGCGGCGCACGGTGCCGACCTGGCTGATCGTCGCCGGGGTGATCGTGGCGCTGCTGGTGGTGGTGGGCCTGGCCCTGACCGCGGTCACCGTGATGGGCTCGGGCTCCAAGCAGACCGACACCGCCGACGCCTCCGCCACCGAGACCACGACCAGCAGCCCCGAGGCGACGATCCCGGTGGCCGACCTCAAGGGCCTGCTGCCGTCGGTGTCGAAGGTTCAGTCGGTGCTGCACCTGTCGGGCCTCGACGTCGTCGACGACTGGTCGGACGCCTACGTGCTGCGCCCCGAGGACCGGGTCTCGGAGGTCTCCTGCGTCGGGGTGCAGTACGTCTCGGAGGGCACCGTGTACTCCGGCAGCGGCTACACCGCGATGCGCGGGCAGCGGATGCGCAAGGACGGCGCGATCGTCGACGCCAACGTCGCGAGTTTCCCCAACGCCGCCGACGCCGCCGGATTCGTCGACAAGTCCACCCAGACCTGGCAGAACTGCGCCGGCAAACCGCTGACCCGCTACTTCTCCGCCAGCGACGAGAGCGAATCGTGGATGATCGGCACCCCGGAGACCAGCGACGACAGTGTGCGCATCCTCAACTACGAGGAGGGCGGGGAGGGCTGGGCCTGCTCGCACGCGCTGGGCAACAAAACCAACGTCATCGTCGAGACCCTGGTCTGCGGCAACGCGGTGAGCGACGACGCCGGCCGGTTGCTCGACGAGATGCTCTCGTCGATGGCGGCGTGA
- a CDS encoding MerR family transcriptional regulator, protein MNTPARSALGVYGISVTAELSGVAPQTLRLYERRGLLNPARTDGGTRRYSDDDLLRLERISELVNEGVNLAGIGHILALESKNAQLLSAYTALEVTNAKLRAERGGPSPRQ, encoded by the coding sequence GTGAACACCCCGGCCCGGTCCGCCCTGGGGGTCTACGGCATCTCGGTCACCGCCGAGCTGTCCGGGGTCGCCCCGCAGACCCTGCGGCTGTATGAGCGCCGTGGGCTGCTGAACCCGGCGCGCACCGACGGCGGCACCCGCCGCTACAGCGACGACGACCTGCTGCGACTGGAGCGGATCAGCGAGTTGGTCAACGAGGGGGTCAACCTCGCCGGCATCGGCCATATCCTGGCGTTGGAGTCCAAGAACGCGCAGTTGTTGTCGGCCTACACCGCGCTGGAGGTGACCAACGCGAAACTGCGCGCCGAGCGC
- a CDS encoding DUF4333 domain-containing protein, with protein MSHAVSDPPDADAPARPSARRSRRSWFLLGLAIGLNVQVVAATVWVLGFRTPGYFVTNRVDITEVDAGVHQVLTDAVTGYGATNVKDVVCNDGENPAPTKGDRITCELTIHGVPRHVVVRFLDDSGTYEVGRPQ; from the coding sequence ATGAGCCACGCCGTGTCCGACCCGCCCGACGCCGACGCGCCGGCGCGGCCGTCGGCGCGCCGCTCGCGGCGGTCCTGGTTTCTGCTCGGGCTGGCGATCGGGTTGAACGTGCAGGTGGTGGCCGCCACCGTGTGGGTGCTCGGGTTCCGCACCCCGGGGTATTTCGTCACCAACCGCGTCGACATCACCGAGGTCGACGCCGGGGTGCACCAGGTGCTCACCGACGCGGTCACCGGCTACGGCGCCACCAACGTCAAGGACGTCGTCTGCAACGACGGGGAGAACCCGGCGCCGACGAAGGGCGACAGGATCACCTGCGAGTTGACCATCCACGGGGTGCCGCGCCACGTGGTGGTGCGCTTCCTCGACGACTCCGGCACCTACGAGGTGGGCCGGCCCCAGTAG